One region of Nevskia ramosa DSM 11499 genomic DNA includes:
- a CDS encoding ExeA family protein, with translation MYAAHYKLREPPFSIAPDPAFLYMSSRHQEALGHLLYGTGQYGGFVQLTGEVGTGKTTIVRTLLAQKLDNVDIAMIHNPRQNEIEFVASILDELGVDYPGRSNDPSGHSIKTLVDALNQHLLASHAAGRRTVLIIDEAQNLPTPVLEQVRLLTNLETTKEKLLRIMLIGQPELVELLNRPELRQLASRITARFHLTPLTVVETMQYIIHRLHVVGGPSDLFTDPAMRSVHRYARGIPRQINIICDRSLLGAYARGLRSVTPAIVDQAAVEVTGVQPSQSASGWLAKRLRPRAVPLPWVESALAIAALVIAGVLLNQTLNGGSKAEAKPAAAAATEKPKPTPVAAPAPPAPAPAAQLSGVGALQATAQPLPVVMSRLIGLWQPGLSIPRGQNVCRALARNAIDCYKGDASWDELRQMNHPAILTLEFEDGSRQYALLRAVDGDNAIIDTANGPLRLPFATLDPLWNSEFLMLWQRPIEESQIDSQTRGDSVLWLRRTLAKADGKTLTGALPTNFGAELKTQVLRFQTSHGLPADGIAGTRTLMLLGNLSPKPGTPSLRDAP, from the coding sequence TTGTACGCCGCGCATTACAAACTTCGCGAGCCGCCGTTTTCGATCGCCCCCGATCCGGCCTTCCTGTACATGAGCTCGCGCCATCAGGAGGCGCTCGGCCATCTGCTTTACGGCACCGGCCAGTACGGCGGTTTCGTGCAGCTGACCGGCGAAGTCGGCACCGGCAAGACCACGATCGTCCGCACCCTGCTCGCGCAGAAGCTGGACAACGTCGACATCGCGATGATCCACAACCCGCGCCAGAACGAGATCGAGTTCGTTGCCTCGATCCTCGACGAGCTGGGCGTGGACTATCCCGGCCGCAGCAATGATCCGTCCGGGCATTCGATCAAGACCCTGGTCGATGCGCTGAACCAGCATCTGCTGGCCAGCCATGCCGCCGGCCGGCGCACGGTGCTGATCATCGACGAAGCACAGAACCTGCCGACGCCGGTGCTCGAACAGGTGCGGCTGCTGACCAATCTGGAAACGACGAAGGAAAAGCTGCTGCGGATCATGCTGATCGGCCAGCCGGAACTGGTCGAGCTGCTCAATCGTCCGGAGCTGCGCCAGCTGGCCAGCCGGATCACCGCGCGCTTCCATCTGACGCCGCTGACCGTCGTCGAGACGATGCAGTACATCATCCATCGCCTGCACGTCGTCGGCGGTCCGTCGGACCTGTTCACCGATCCGGCGATGCGCAGCGTGCATCGTTATGCCCGCGGCATTCCGCGCCAGATCAACATCATCTGCGATCGCTCGCTGCTCGGCGCCTATGCGCGCGGCCTGCGGTCGGTAACGCCGGCAATCGTCGATCAGGCGGCTGTGGAAGTGACCGGCGTGCAGCCGAGCCAGTCGGCCTCCGGCTGGCTGGCGAAGCGCCTGCGTCCGCGAGCCGTGCCCCTGCCCTGGGTTGAATCGGCGCTGGCGATTGCGGCGCTGGTGATCGCCGGTGTGCTGCTGAACCAGACGCTGAATGGCGGCAGCAAGGCCGAAGCCAAGCCTGCCGCCGCCGCCGCAACCGAGAAACCGAAACCCACGCCCGTTGCCGCACCTGCACCGCCGGCACCTGCGCCGGCGGCGCAGCTTTCCGGCGTTGGCGCGCTGCAGGCAACGGCTCAGCCGCTGCCGGTGGTGATGTCGCGACTGATCGGCCTCTGGCAGCCGGGCCTGAGCATTCCGCGCGGCCAGAACGTCTGCCGCGCGCTGGCCCGCAATGCCATCGATTGCTACAAGGGCGATGCCAGCTGGGACGAACTGCGGCAGATGAATCATCCGGCGATCCTGACCCTGGAATTCGAGGACGGCAGCCGGCAGTACGCGCTGCTGCGCGCAGTCGATGGCGACAACGCCATCATCGATACAGCCAACGGCCCGCTACGGCTGCCGTTCGCAACCCTCGATCCTCTTTGGAACAGCGAATTCCTGATGCTCTGGCAGCGGCCGATCGAGGAATCCCAGATCGATAGCCAGACGCGCGGCGATTCAGTGCTGTGGCTGCGCCGGACCTTGGCGAAAGCCGACGGCAAGACGCTGACCGGCGCCTTGCCGACCAATTTCGGGGCCGAGTTGAAAACGCAGGTGCTGCGCTTCCAGACCAGCCACGGCTTGCCCGCTGACGGCATCGCCGGCACCCGCACCCTGATGCTGCTGGGCAACCTGTCGCCGAAACCCGGCACGCCGTCGCTGAGGGACGCGCCATGA
- a CDS encoding aspartate aminotransferase family protein → MNVTRSTFNEVMVPNYQPADIVPVRGEGSRLWDQAGREYVDFAGGIAVTLLGHCHPKLVAALTEQAGKLWHLSNVMTNEPALRLAKKLVDATFADRVFFCNSGAEANEAAFKLARRYGNAIDPAKHEIIAFYNAFHGRTLFTVSVGGQAKYTQGFEPIPGGIRHLPFNDVAALEAAVSSNTCAIVLEPVQGEGGIMPASTAFMAAARRLADQHKALLIFDEVQTGVGRSGHLYAYQHYGVAPDVLTTAKGLGGGFPIGAMLATQAAADVLAFGTHGSTYGGNPLACAVAEAVIDTVNDPAVLAGVTHRAQLIRDGLDSIGRRYGVFAPSRGLGLLIGAPMSEAWKGRSKDIVNAGLAQGVWALVAGPDVLRLAPSLVISEADIAEGLRRLEAGIAKLVEAPKAAAA, encoded by the coding sequence ATGAACGTCACTCGCTCGACCTTCAACGAGGTCATGGTTCCCAACTATCAGCCCGCCGACATCGTGCCGGTGCGAGGCGAGGGTAGCCGCCTGTGGGATCAGGCCGGGCGCGAGTACGTTGACTTCGCCGGTGGTATCGCCGTGACCTTGCTCGGGCATTGCCATCCGAAGCTGGTCGCCGCGCTGACCGAACAGGCCGGCAAGCTCTGGCATCTGTCCAACGTGATGACCAACGAGCCGGCGCTGCGCCTGGCGAAGAAACTGGTCGACGCGACGTTTGCCGATCGCGTGTTTTTCTGCAATTCCGGCGCCGAAGCCAACGAGGCCGCGTTCAAGCTGGCGCGTCGCTATGGCAACGCGATCGACCCGGCGAAGCACGAGATCATCGCGTTCTACAACGCTTTTCACGGCCGCACGCTGTTCACGGTATCGGTGGGCGGTCAGGCCAAGTACACGCAGGGTTTCGAGCCGATTCCCGGCGGTATCCGTCATCTGCCGTTCAACGATGTTGCGGCGCTTGAAGCTGCGGTATCGAGCAACACCTGCGCGATCGTGCTGGAGCCGGTGCAGGGCGAAGGCGGCATCATGCCGGCCAGCACGGCGTTCATGGCTGCTGCGCGTCGTCTGGCCGACCAGCACAAGGCGCTGCTGATCTTCGATGAAGTGCAGACCGGCGTCGGTCGCAGCGGTCACCTTTATGCCTACCAGCATTACGGCGTTGCGCCGGACGTGCTGACCACGGCGAAGGGTCTTGGCGGCGGCTTTCCGATCGGCGCGATGCTGGCGACCCAGGCCGCTGCGGACGTGCTGGCGTTCGGCACTCATGGCTCCACCTACGGCGGCAATCCATTGGCCTGCGCCGTTGCCGAAGCCGTGATCGACACCGTCAATGATCCGGCGGTCCTCGCCGGCGTTACCCACCGCGCGCAGCTGATCCGCGACGGGCTGGACTCGATCGGCCGCCGCTACGGCGTGTTCGCGCCGAGCCGCGGTCTGGGTCTGCTGATCGGTGCGCCGATGAGCGAGGCCTGGAAGGGGCGTTCGAAGGACATCGTCAACGCTGGTCTGGCGCAGGGTGTCTGGGCGCTGGTGGCCGGTCCGGACGTGCTGCGTCTGGCGCCGTCGCTGGTGATCAGCGAGGCCGATATCGCCGAAGGTCTGCGTCGCCTGGAAGCGGGCATTGCCAAATTGGTCGAAGCGCCGAAAGCCGCTGCGGCCTGA
- a CDS encoding DUF1801 domain-containing protein, with product MAENKTRLTDASVEQYLAAIEDEARRKDCAALIKIMTRVTQQKPKMWGTAIVGFGILKYKYESGREGETCLVGFSSRKGDISIYGTGSAPRREELLPTLGKHKTGKGCLYVGKLKDVDVAVLEQLILDSVRTKIG from the coding sequence ATGGCAGAGAACAAGACCCGGCTTACCGACGCGAGCGTCGAGCAGTATCTGGCCGCCATCGAAGACGAGGCTCGGCGGAAAGACTGCGCTGCACTGATCAAGATCATGACCAGGGTGACCCAGCAGAAGCCGAAGATGTGGGGCACCGCCATCGTCGGCTTTGGCATTCTCAAGTACAAATACGAGAGCGGTCGAGAGGGAGAAACCTGCCTGGTCGGTTTCTCGTCAAGGAAAGGCGACATCAGCATCTACGGAACTGGCAGTGCCCCGCGGCGAGAGGAGCTACTGCCGACGCTCGGGAAGCACAAGACAGGCAAGGGATGTCTTTACGTTGGCAAGCTCAAGGACGTGGATGTCGCCGTTCTTGAACAACTGATTCTGGATTCCGTCAGAACAAAGATCGGATGA
- a CDS encoding SDR family NAD(P)-dependent oxidoreductase — MILDGSVSAVVTGGASGLGEATARKLASLGVKVAIFDMNDVRGEALAAELGGVFCKVNVTSDADVDAGFAKARAAHGQERILVNCAGIATAAKTAGFDKKTGEIKHFALDQWEKTIQINLIGTFRCIAKSAAGMITGTPLEHGERGVIINTASVAAQDGQIGQSAYSASKAGVVGMTLPIARDLMNDGVRINTILPGIFMTPMMAGMPQNVQDALAASVPFPKRLGNPAEYASLVVEMCSNGYFNGECVRLDGAIRMAPR, encoded by the coding sequence ATGATTCTTGATGGTTCCGTTTCCGCTGTCGTCACCGGCGGCGCTTCTGGCCTCGGCGAAGCCACCGCCCGCAAGCTCGCCTCGCTCGGCGTCAAGGTTGCGATCTTCGACATGAACGACGTGCGCGGCGAAGCGCTGGCCGCCGAACTGGGTGGCGTGTTCTGCAAGGTCAACGTGACCTCGGATGCCGATGTCGACGCCGGCTTCGCGAAAGCCCGTGCCGCCCACGGCCAGGAACGCATCCTGGTCAACTGTGCCGGCATCGCCACCGCCGCCAAGACCGCCGGCTTCGACAAGAAGACTGGCGAGATCAAGCACTTCGCCCTCGACCAGTGGGAGAAGACCATCCAGATCAACCTGATCGGCACCTTCCGCTGCATCGCCAAGAGCGCCGCCGGCATGATCACCGGCACGCCGCTGGAACACGGCGAGCGCGGCGTCATCATCAACACCGCGTCGGTTGCTGCTCAGGACGGCCAGATCGGCCAGTCCGCCTACTCGGCCTCGAAGGCCGGCGTAGTCGGCATGACCCTGCCGATCGCCCGCGATCTGATGAACGACGGCGTGCGCATCAACACCATCCTGCCGGGCATCTTCATGACCCCGATGATGGCGGGCATGCCGCAGAACGTGCAGGACGCCCTCGCCGCCTCCGTGCCGTTCCCGAAGCGCCTCGGCAACCCGGCCGAGTACGCCAGCCTGGTCGTCGAGATGTGCTCGAACGGCTACTTCAACGGCGAATGTGTGCGTCTTGATGGCGCCATCCGCATGGCGCCGCGCTGA
- a CDS encoding methyltransferase has protein sequence MKEQLDPSHIMQTATAFWASKVLLTAVELDLFTTLGDGQQSATQLGQALGLHPRGTYDFFDALVALKFLDRDGDGPEGQYRSTPETAAFLNKKSPTYIGGLTLMLNSRLFGFWNHLGAALKTGKPQNEVKDGGKSIFEALYANQDSLGEFLDAMTGFQAANFALLAQKFDFSSYKTVGDVGGALALLSRVVGAHHQHLSFTSFDLPPVAPLALKHIKAAGMESRIKPIAGDFFKDDLPKADVITMGNILHDWNLANKKILIRKAYDALPDGGAFIAIENVIDDARRDNAFGLLMSLNMLIEFGDAFDYTGADFRNWCSEAGFRRFDMIALAGPTSAVIAYK, from the coding sequence ATGAAAGAACAACTTGATCCATCTCACATCATGCAGACCGCCACTGCATTCTGGGCTTCGAAAGTATTGTTGACCGCGGTGGAACTCGATCTCTTCACGACCCTCGGTGACGGCCAGCAATCCGCGACGCAACTGGGCCAGGCACTCGGGCTTCATCCTCGCGGCACCTACGATTTCTTCGATGCGCTGGTGGCCTTGAAATTTCTCGATCGAGATGGAGACGGCCCCGAGGGCCAATACAGAAGTACGCCGGAGACAGCGGCGTTCCTGAACAAGAAGAGTCCCACCTACATCGGCGGACTCACGCTGATGCTGAACTCCCGCCTGTTCGGATTCTGGAATCATCTCGGGGCCGCATTGAAGACCGGCAAACCGCAAAACGAAGTCAAGGACGGCGGCAAGTCGATATTCGAGGCGCTTTACGCCAACCAGGACAGCTTGGGTGAATTTCTCGATGCGATGACCGGCTTCCAGGCCGCGAACTTTGCATTGCTGGCGCAGAAGTTCGACTTCTCCAGCTACAAGACAGTGGGCGACGTAGGTGGAGCCTTGGCGCTGCTGTCGAGAGTCGTGGGCGCACACCATCAGCATCTGTCGTTCACCAGTTTCGATCTTCCTCCTGTGGCGCCGCTCGCGCTGAAGCACATCAAGGCGGCCGGTATGGAAAGCCGAATCAAACCGATTGCCGGAGACTTCTTCAAAGACGATCTGCCGAAGGCAGACGTCATTACGATGGGCAATATCCTGCATGACTGGAATCTCGCGAATAAGAAGATCCTGATCAGGAAGGCATACGACGCCCTGCCCGACGGCGGTGCTTTCATCGCCATCGAAAACGTGATCGACGACGCCAGGCGCGACAACGCGTTTGGTCTGCTGATGTCGCTGAACATGCTGATCGAGTTTGGCGATGCCTTCGACTATACGGGCGCCGATTTCAGGAACTGGTGCAGCGAGGCCGGTTTCCGACGGTTCGACATGATTGCTCTTGCCGGCCCTACCAGCGCGGTGATCGCTTACAAATAA
- a CDS encoding 2-hydroxychromene-2-carboxylate isomerase, giving the protein MSGLAMMSDQYSGLHFNPDDERSLEKRMITADWYFDFISPYAYFASLKLEELSTRAEVRRHPVLFAALLNHWGQKGPAEVPKKREWTYRWCTWWAQQQNIPFCIPVCHPFNPVPYLRLAFAADCSRAAIDTIFASLWTTGADPTDPKVIQDLAARLNIDPASLEQQSIKDALRASTNQAIENGVFGVPSFVIDKQLFWGADSMQFVDAYLADPSLFESSEMRKIDALPIGVARKIPQ; this is encoded by the coding sequence ATGAGCGGCCTTGCGATGATGTCTGACCAGTACTCCGGCCTACACTTCAATCCGGATGACGAACGATCGCTGGAGAAAAGAATGATCACCGCTGATTGGTACTTCGACTTCATCTCCCCATATGCCTACTTCGCTTCGCTGAAGCTAGAAGAGCTGTCTACGCGGGCCGAAGTTCGACGTCACCCGGTTCTTTTTGCCGCCTTGCTGAATCACTGGGGCCAGAAAGGTCCGGCGGAAGTTCCGAAGAAACGCGAGTGGACGTACCGCTGGTGTACCTGGTGGGCGCAGCAGCAGAACATTCCTTTCTGCATCCCGGTTTGCCACCCGTTCAATCCGGTCCCTTATCTCCGCCTGGCATTCGCCGCCGATTGTTCGCGCGCGGCCATCGACACCATCTTCGCTTCGCTCTGGACAACGGGCGCAGATCCTACCGACCCCAAGGTCATTCAGGATCTAGCGGCTCGACTGAACATCGACCCCGCCAGTCTTGAGCAGCAAAGCATCAAGGACGCCCTGAGGGCGAGCACCAACCAAGCCATCGAGAATGGGGTTTTCGGCGTGCCGAGTTTCGTTATCGACAAGCAGTTGTTCTGGGGCGCGGATTCCATGCAATTCGTGGATGCCTATCTCGCAGATCCATCCTTGTTCGAATCCTCCGAGATGCGGAAGATCGACGCCTTGCCAATAGGCGTGGCGCGCAAGATTCCTCAGTAA
- a CDS encoding alpha/beta hydrolase family protein yields MNKAAWLLKSVTLLAFMLHLLPAQAAPAAEIPLAVFAAHPDFTEVRLSPTGDYVAAILRKDERSQLVVLRTATLEASLRLQLQVNQHVDDIWWASPRRLVISGALQTDGWSAPRRTGELFAVDADGKNQIYLSGERDGQIDHAFGWMIDPIADDDHNVLMLLERYGARDRGEAMSAHKLNIDTGSRVRVATAPIKGQATFAADASGRVLNVGVLDALGQHHLYARQDEQAAWVELPMPPDMRVGIERILPDGSVLYTETSTREPIKNCIVRRAAGTLQGGEVLGCSHGKPTVLYSFDRREPIALRLYDSERPRLMHLDSEHPDHLLLQALERDLASDAVLYLVYTSDGSKAIIKVISDRDPGRYYLFDRAKNQVRYLFSQRDEIDPAVMSPRQILKLPAAAQSDAAFLTLPASGANKPPLVVKLRGVYGASASWTWDADSQALASRGYAVLDIDNYDGAARRTSAQVVQPDPAIGLAAALIENLKWLRTQDQIDGDRICIHGDSYGAYIALTAAVQEPALFRCIVSEAGIVDIDAWRKDTYLSETAYGRSLIGLYMSGIGSAMSSPLSAIGKLEAPLLLIHGRLDSIVPYGQAKQLMKALERESVSYEKYIESNEAHGFYLQAHRTKRYEELLAFFDRHIGRRSAGP; encoded by the coding sequence ATGAACAAGGCGGCCTGGTTGTTGAAGTCTGTGACCTTGCTGGCGTTCATGCTGCACCTGCTGCCCGCGCAGGCCGCTCCTGCTGCGGAAATTCCCTTGGCGGTGTTCGCAGCACATCCCGATTTCACCGAGGTGCGGCTTTCGCCGACCGGCGACTACGTGGCCGCGATACTGCGCAAAGACGAGCGTAGCCAGCTCGTCGTCCTGCGCACCGCAACCCTGGAAGCCAGCCTGCGCCTGCAGCTGCAGGTGAACCAGCATGTCGACGATATCTGGTGGGCGTCGCCGCGGCGGCTGGTGATATCGGGTGCCCTGCAGACCGACGGATGGTCTGCACCACGGCGCACCGGCGAGCTGTTCGCAGTCGATGCCGATGGCAAGAACCAGATCTATCTTTCTGGTGAACGCGATGGGCAGATCGATCACGCCTTCGGCTGGATGATCGATCCAATCGCCGATGACGATCACAACGTGCTGATGTTGCTGGAGCGCTACGGCGCGCGCGACCGAGGCGAAGCCATGTCGGCGCACAAGCTCAACATCGATACCGGAAGCCGCGTCCGCGTCGCCACGGCGCCGATCAAGGGACAGGCGACGTTTGCTGCCGATGCCAGCGGGCGAGTGCTGAATGTCGGGGTACTGGACGCTCTGGGCCAACACCATCTTTATGCGCGCCAGGATGAACAGGCGGCCTGGGTCGAATTGCCGATGCCGCCGGACATGCGGGTTGGCATCGAGCGCATCCTGCCCGACGGCAGCGTGCTGTACACAGAAACCTCGACGCGCGAGCCAATCAAGAATTGCATCGTGCGTCGGGCCGCCGGCACTTTGCAGGGCGGTGAGGTGCTGGGGTGTTCGCACGGCAAACCCACGGTTCTCTATTCATTCGATCGCCGCGAACCGATTGCCTTGCGGCTCTATGACAGCGAGCGGCCACGGTTGATGCATCTGGACAGCGAGCATCCAGATCACCTGCTGCTACAGGCGCTGGAACGCGATCTGGCCTCGGACGCGGTGCTCTATCTCGTCTATACGAGCGACGGGTCCAAGGCCATCATCAAGGTGATCAGCGATCGCGATCCGGGCCGCTATTACCTGTTCGATCGCGCGAAGAATCAGGTCCGGTACCTGTTCTCGCAACGCGACGAGATCGATCCTGCCGTCATGTCGCCGCGACAGATCCTGAAGCTGCCGGCGGCGGCTCAGTCCGATGCAGCCTTCCTCACCTTGCCGGCCAGCGGCGCGAACAAGCCGCCGCTGGTGGTGAAGTTGCGAGGTGTCTACGGCGCGAGCGCGAGCTGGACCTGGGATGCCGATTCGCAGGCACTTGCCAGCCGTGGCTACGCGGTGCTGGATATCGACAACTACGACGGCGCAGCGCGGCGCACGTCAGCGCAGGTAGTGCAGCCCGATCCAGCAATCGGCCTTGCCGCGGCACTGATCGAAAACCTGAAATGGCTGCGCACGCAGGATCAGATCGATGGCGATCGCATCTGCATACATGGCGACAGCTACGGGGCTTACATCGCGCTGACTGCCGCTGTGCAAGAACCCGCGCTGTTTCGTTGCATCGTCAGTGAAGCCGGCATCGTCGATATCGATGCCTGGCGCAAGGACACCTACCTGTCCGAGACGGCCTACGGTCGCAGCCTCATCGGGCTTTACATGAGCGGAATTGGCAGCGCCATGTCGTCGCCGCTGAGCGCGATCGGCAAGCTCGAGGCGCCGCTGCTCCTGATTCACGGCCGACTGGATTCGATCGTGCCTTATGGTCAGGCCAAGCAGCTGATGAAAGCGCTCGAACGGGAAAGCGTCTCGTACGAGAAGTACATCGAAAGCAATGAAGCCCACGGCTTCTATCTGCAAGCGCATCGCACCAAGCGCTACGAAGAGCTGCTGGCCTTCTTCGATCGTCATATCGGCCGGCGATCGGCCGGCCCGTGA
- a CDS encoding general secretion pathway protein GspB has protein sequence MSLILDALKRAERERKLGQAPTALEEVAVPPPATRQQPGRRPIILGVVAVAIAALAVFAFLRSRHPTAAAAAPAESAFVEVTHEPAPAAPPAPATANPADETQDARIEDGASIASLDDLTDGDASNAAAAPAADEATGGMQVDDGSTLVTPSQPREPAPVIAAKPAPSPPSSTSFKLDPKPSPTSSAPQPQAQQLVTNANATPSNTTPAAGEDLVIPIEEYVPVTASSAAAAAGPAPASTARQTAPVPAPAQPASPASVRRLKDMPPAYRADFPPIAIDVHVYNDNPQRRFVLINGRRYREGDALSEGPRIAQIVPEGIVFDWRNEQVLYSSR, from the coding sequence ATGAGTCTGATCCTCGATGCCCTGAAACGCGCCGAACGCGAGCGCAAGCTGGGCCAGGCGCCCACCGCGCTCGAAGAAGTGGCCGTGCCGCCACCGGCCACACGGCAGCAACCGGGCCGACGGCCGATCATTCTTGGCGTCGTCGCCGTGGCGATTGCGGCGCTGGCCGTGTTTGCGTTCCTGCGCAGCAGGCACCCGACAGCGGCGGCGGCCGCTCCGGCTGAATCGGCGTTCGTCGAGGTTACTCACGAGCCCGCGCCTGCTGCTCCCCCAGCGCCCGCCACCGCCAATCCCGCGGATGAAACCCAGGATGCGCGCATCGAGGATGGCGCCAGCATTGCCTCGCTCGATGATCTGACCGATGGCGACGCGTCCAATGCCGCGGCCGCTCCGGCCGCTGACGAGGCGACCGGCGGCATGCAGGTTGATGACGGTTCGACGCTGGTGACGCCATCGCAGCCGCGTGAACCGGCACCCGTTATCGCCGCAAAGCCGGCCCCGTCGCCGCCATCGTCGACGTCCTTCAAGCTTGACCCCAAGCCGTCACCCACGTCGTCGGCGCCCCAGCCGCAAGCTCAGCAGCTGGTGACGAACGCGAATGCGACGCCGAGCAACACAACACCTGCCGCCGGCGAAGACCTGGTGATTCCGATCGAGGAATACGTACCGGTGACGGCTAGCTCAGCCGCAGCCGCAGCCGGCCCGGCGCCGGCATCGACCGCACGTCAGACTGCGCCGGTTCCTGCGCCAGCGCAGCCCGCTTCTCCGGCATCGGTCCGGCGTCTCAAGGACATGCCGCCGGCCTATCGCGCCGATTTCCCGCCGATCGCCATCGACGTGCACGTCTACAACGACAACCCGCAACGCCGCTTCGTGCTGATCAATGGCCGCCGCTACCGCGAGGGCGACGCCCTGAGCGAAGGCCCACGCATCGCCCAGATCGTGCCCGAAGGCATCGTCTTCGACTGGCGCAACGAACAGGTGCTGTACAGCAGTCGCTGA
- a CDS encoding cupin domain-containing protein, giving the protein MTIAGTDDSAPVLLDVLRQASARQSKLAIMIQRISPLMKSLVLLLALGATSAANAQQSSGPVALHPDDVAKLTVSPGVTLKELTGRVGAPAAQSTMGSVALFRLEPGRASAWSHNKVGEESFFILKGKGEVWTGTQAHAVRPGSFILIPPSVVRSIRASKGEALEFYAVTTPAWSADDDVLVQAPEGAPK; this is encoded by the coding sequence ATGACGATCGCAGGCACCGATGACTCAGCGCCTGTTTTACTGGATGTGCTTCGTCAAGCCTCAGCCCGCCAAAGCAAACTGGCCATCATGATCCAAAGGATTTCCCCCCTCATGAAATCGCTAGTCTTGCTGTTGGCCCTCGGTGCGACATCGGCAGCGAATGCGCAGCAATCATCAGGCCCCGTAGCGCTGCATCCTGATGATGTGGCGAAGCTGACCGTTTCGCCCGGGGTGACGCTGAAGGAGCTTACCGGCCGTGTCGGCGCCCCGGCTGCTCAATCAACGATGGGCAGCGTGGCCTTGTTTCGCCTGGAACCAGGTCGGGCGAGCGCCTGGAGTCATAACAAGGTCGGCGAAGAATCGTTCTTCATCCTGAAGGGCAAGGGCGAAGTCTGGACGGGGACTCAGGCCCATGCTGTTCGGCCGGGTTCGTTCATTCTGATTCCGCCGAGCGTCGTTCGCTCCATTCGCGCCAGCAAGGGCGAAGCATTGGAGTTCTACGCGGTGACCACGCCGGCCTGGAGTGCCGATGACGATGTGCTGGTTCAAGCACCAGAAGGTGCGCCGAAGTAA